The following is a genomic window from Bombus vancouverensis nearcticus chromosome 15, iyBomVanc1_principal, whole genome shotgun sequence.
attttatatgattaatatttttctaGTTTGGTGGTACCGAAACAAATATGGAAGAAATTTCTCAAGAAATGATGAAAAAGCGAATGTCAGAAGCAGAATGGAATCGTATATATGAAATGAGTCGTGATAAAAATCTATATGAAAATCTTGTACAAAGTTTATTTTCCGCTATACACGGTAACGATGAAGTTAAAAAAGGAATTACTCTAATGTTGTTTGGTGGTGTGCCGAAAACAACGTTAGAGGGTACCTCGTTACGAGGAGATATAAACTGTTGTCTTGTTGGTGATCCTAGTACAGCGAAATCTCAATTTCTAAAAAGCGTTGCTGACATCACACCAAGATCGATTTACACTTCGGGAAAGGCGTCTTCCGCAGCTGGATTAACTGCTGCTGTAGTAAGAGACGAAGAGTCGCCTGATTTTGTTATTGAAGCTGGTGCTTTGATGCTTGCTGATCAAGGTATTTGTTGTATCGATGAATTTGATAAAATGGATATTAGGGACCAAGTGGCTATACACGAAGCCATGGAGCAACAAACTATTTCACTAGCTAAGGTTTGTTGATGTCGAATGATAATTGATATTAAACTTTTCTAGTATATGCATATTagcattaataaaatatatatatttttaggcTGGTGTAAGAGCAACTTTGAATGCCCGAACATCGATATTAGCGGCAGCAAATCCCGTTGGTGGACGGTATGATAGGAAAAAGTCATTACAACAAAATGTTCAATTAACGGCTCCAATTATGTCCAGATTTGACTTATTCTTTATTATAGTTGATGAATGCAATGAAATTGTTGATAATGCAATCGCTAAAAGAATTATTGATTTACATTGCGATAATTGGCAAGGTTTTGATACAGTATATTCGCAATCAGAGATCGCTAGATATATTAATTTTGCCAAACATTTTAAACCTATGTTAAATCAGGTATTGTTATAccgttttaaatataaattcattatttgaattatttggATTAATTTTCTTTCTCAATTTTAGGAAGCGGCGGAATCTTTAGTTGATAGTTATACTACGCTTAGACAAAAAACTGGTGGTGGCTCCGGCAAATGGAGAGTTACCGTTAGAAAATTAGAAAGCCTTATTAGATTATCAGAAGCCATGGCTAAATTAGAATGCTCAGATGAAGTTACTATAAAACATGTTTCGGAAGCAAAACGTTTATTAAGTAAAAGTATCGTTACCGTAGAACAACCGGATATAGATTTAGAAAAAGCCGAAGATGATGGAATGGATGTCGATATGAACGATGCTCCACCTATCATGGAGGCTCTCAACGCATTGGATCACGATACGGAAGCAGAAACTCATACACGTAAATTATATCACTTATATGCACTAAAATGTCTCTGTGAATGTCTATGTGTAGTAGTTAGTCTTATACAtccgtctttttttctttacattatatttatagaaCACAAGAAGAAACTAACAATGTCCTTTGAAGAGTATAAAAATTTATCTAATATGTTAGTGTTGTACATGAGAAATGAAGAAACTCGTGCTGAAAGTGAAACTGTTGCTACAGGTATATTGTgtctgaaattattatttatataaatatttattttctaattttctctATTCTGCAGGGGACACTAAAGGTGGATTAAGGAAATCGGAACTGGTGGCATGGTATCTTGATCAAATACAGGATCAAATAGATTCAGAAGAAGAGTTGTTggaaagaaaaaattttattgaaaagaTTATTGATAGGTTAACATATCATGTACGTAAAAAAGtagttatttaaaattattcgaattttattattaatgattcattttttaatttcttttgttGATTGTATTTCAGGATCAAATTATAATACCTTTAACCACAAGGGatgaaaaagacgaagaaaatgaTCCTTTGCTTGTTGTACATCCTAATTATATTATTGATGCTTAAACTTTTTTAAAGTACTGTTAAGAACTAATTATGCAACTGTTGATAAAGTAATGGTAAATAGAGGTAAACATTGGAATTTATTTCCACATGTgaataatacaatttatttcACATTGTGGATGGTACAAGATTAAagcatttttatgaaaatattttttacttatttcatGCAATCAAATCAAAATGTACCTCTACTTGCCTTAATTCATTGAAAATACCAGATTTTACAATTCAAAATCGAAAACACGCAccattatatttttttacatattttaaattaaaaataaatatttatattaatatacagtGTACTTGTTCCATTGACTGTTTATTTAACTACTactaaaattattacattattaacaGTTTAACATAAATACGTTAATAAGGTAGCGCTAACCGTGTTAATTGTTATGTAGATTGCTATGTTAATTATGTACTCCACATGCTCTTATAAAGTAACATTCGTTTGAAGTAAAGATACATGAAAGCAATGTTTAAAACGAGTAAACACGTGGAAGTAAGAAAAAAGTAACAAGGAAAGTTCAACAATATTTTGtacttaaaaataattttgaattgATATCTTTATTTCAATGATTAATACTCACTTATTAATTAATACTCatacatattaatttataatgtgGAATAAATagttcttttagaaatttgaaacattcacgaTCTCGTATCACACAATTTTCGTAGAAGAAATATCAAACATCGAATGACATACAGATGCACATTGCTCTTTATCATCGACATATCTCACAAATGGTGGGGGAATTTGCACAGTGTGGTTAAAAGGATATACTTTTAAAATGGAATTGTAGTGTTTTACGTGAGTCTATCATAGAATGAGCGCGAGAGAACGATTA
Proteins encoded in this region:
- the Mcm6 gene encoding minichromosome maintenance 6, whose protein sequence is MDVGDTQNIRSRVPDEVGIKCQKLFQDFLEDFKEHGTVKYLEPAKELVSPEHSTLEVTFDDVDEYNQVLSTTIVEEYFRVYPYLCQAVCNYVKDVADLRKEKECYVSFVEVPIRQKLRELNASKLGTLIRISGQVIRTHPVHPELVLGTFLCMDCNAVIKNVEQQFKFCNPTICHNPVCNNRRRFLLDVDNSIFVDFQKIRVQETQAELPRGCIPRSLEVILRAEAVETIQPGDRYDFTGTMIVVPDVSVLSLSGAKADLKAARRKPTEQGEGITGLKALGTRELTYKTAFLACSVTPTSFRFGGTETNMEEISQEMMKKRMSEAEWNRIYEMSRDKNLYENLVQSLFSAIHGNDEVKKGITLMLFGGVPKTTLEGTSLRGDINCCLVGDPSTAKSQFLKSVADITPRSIYTSGKASSAAGLTAAVVRDEESPDFVIEAGALMLADQGICCIDEFDKMDIRDQVAIHEAMEQQTISLAKAGVRATLNARTSILAAANPVGGRYDRKKSLQQNVQLTAPIMSRFDLFFIIVDECNEIVDNAIAKRIIDLHCDNWQGFDTVYSQSEIARYINFAKHFKPMLNQEAAESLVDSYTTLRQKTGGGSGKWRVTVRKLESLIRLSEAMAKLECSDEVTIKHVSEAKRLLSKSIVTVEQPDIDLEKAEDDGMDVDMNDAPPIMEALNALDHDTEAETHTQHKKKLTMSFEEYKNLSNMLVLYMRNEETRAESETVATGDTKGGLRKSELVAWYLDQIQDQIDSEEELLERKNFIEKIIDRLTYHDQIIIPLTTRDEKDEENDPLLVVHPNYIIDA